The nucleotide sequence CCTTAAAGGCAGGATTTGAGCTTGGCAGTCAAGGAATGCCTGTTAGAATTGTAAAGTATGCAAAGTATCGAAAAGTAAACAAATCTACGTATGCTGTCTTCGGCTACGCTGTTCCAAACGGAATGTTCCTAGGTAGAAACACAAAAGTATATCTAAAAACTTACCACGGCAAGCACTACATCAAATCATATGGATATAGTTCAACCTACCTAAGAGTTTCAGCAACTTCACGATTCTAACAAAAAGAGTGATGCACATAAATGTGTATCACTCTTTTGCTTTATTTCCAGTGAACATGACCACGATAATAATGCTTATAAACCCAATATCCAGCACCACCAGCACAGACTAGTTGCTTATGATAACTGCCATTTCGATAAATTGTCCGAACTTTATAAGAATCTCCATCTCCAGCGGTTTGATGCCAACCTAAGAATTGAGTGTAACCTTTATAGTTGTATGGGTACACAGCAAACTTAGTTGGTTTCACGTAATGATACCTTCCGGAATAATAATCTCGGAATGAAACTCGATATCTATAAAAAGTTATCCTATCGTAATGACCATGACCAGAATAACTGTACCACGTGCCACGAAGTGGGCTTGGTATATATGAAGATTTTGCACTGGCAGTTTCATTATTACTTAAGCTTTCAAATGCCATTACACCACTAAAAGCTAATGTTAATAATGCTACTTTAACAACTTTGTTGTTCATAATAACCCCCGTATGTATGTTATATATAAAATTATACAACCATAACCGTCTTGCACAAGGGCTATTCCACTACATATAAAAAAATCCCGCCAGCCTTCACCCACGAGATTCTTCACACATCGCTATTTTCTCGTAAACTCTTCCTCACCCAGCGCATGCTGTGCCGCCAAGTTCAACAAACTCCACTGGCGATCAAACCCAGGTTGGAAGAAGAAATCAGCTTCCGCCAAGTCCTCTAACTTCATCTGGTGTTGAATTGCCAATGCTAGCACATTACCTTGAGCAGTCACATCATACTTCGACATCACAGCTCCACCAACTAACCGGTGAGTCTGTGGCTCAAAGAATAACTGGGCATAAACCTTTGGGTTGCCCTTGCTCTCAGGCACGTAAGCTGGTCGCAACGTATCTTCATAGAACGAAGTTGCGACTTCCACCCCAGCTCGTTCAGCGGTAAAACTGTTCAGCCCGCTTTGAGCAAAGTGATAATCAAACACACTCAGTGCAGATGAACCGACTACCCCACCAAATGGCTCTGATGGTGTGGTTTCAAATAAATGCTTAACTACATAACGAGCTTCACGCCGGGCCACCGTTGCCAAAGCAATCGGCACTTTCTTACCCGCTGCCACTGAGTATGCCAGAGTCGCGTCACCCAGCGCATACACGTTCGGTAAATTAGTTCTCAAATACTGGTCATTCTTGATCCAGCCACGGTCATCCAGTGAAACCGTGCCCTTCAACCAGTCGGTGTTTGGTTGCACCCCAGCTGCTTGGATAACCAAGTCACTTGGAATGTCACCCTTATCGGTTTTGACCGAGGCAACCGCACCACTATCACCACTAAATTCAGTAATTTTAACGCCAGTCTTAACCTCGACACACTTTTCAGTGAGTTCCTTAGTCAACACATCAGTCAATTCTGAATCAAGGTAGGTTCCCAGTGGTCGGTCAATCACATCAAGCAAAGTTACGTGCTTGCCAGCCTTAGTTGCGGCTTCGGCAGCTTCAATTCCAATGTAGCCTGCCCCAATCACCGTAATGTTCTTAACACTTGGATCAGTCAACTTGCTCTTAATCTTGGTTGCCCAATCTTTTCCCCGCATTAGGTAAACATTCTCCAAATCCGTTCCGACAACTGGCAACGATTTTGGAGTTACCCCCGAGCTCAAGATCAGCTTGTCATAAGGTACTTCAGATGTTTCGTTGCTCTTTAAATCCTTAACGGTCACTGTCTGCCCATCACCATTGATCTTAGTAACTTCATGGCCACTCAAAATATGGACGTTGTCTTGTGGAAAACTGTCTTCACTAAAGTTCCGCACGTCATCAACGGCAGTAACGTTATCTTCGAGGTACAGTTCCATACCACAAGACATAAATGAGATGAAGTCACCCGCTTCAAACAGTGTAATATCAACGTCATCGTAACGACTCAATAATTCCAGAATGGATTGGTGGCCACCATGTGAGGCACCAACGATTACAACTCTTTTTGTCATCTAAAAAATCCTTTCCCTAAGAAATTGTAAGACTGATTACCCTTACATCTCAAAAATACCATGTGGAGTTTTGATAGTCAAAGAACCTGTTTTAAAAAAGTGGAACAAAAAACATACCAAAATGCTTTCCGTTCCACTTCCGATTCTAATTATCCAAGATACTCTTTATAAAATTCATCCAACTTATCAACTGCTTTATTCACAGCCTCTGGTTAGTCATAAAGTTGGTAATGAGATACACCATCTAATACCAACAAATCCTTGTGCTTTGAAGCTGCTCGATCATAAACTTCCATTCCAGTCCTGTATGAACCAAACGCACCAACAACATTTCACACAACGATTTGAAGTGGTTAAGTTAATAACTTTGCTGCCAGGTGAACTGCATCGAATCCAAGTACCCCCGCTAAACTAGTAAATCGTAATTTATTAGGTGAGTACTTGTCCTCGCCACGAGGAGTCCGATAGTAGTCAACTGCTTCAATGTAATCAACATCAGTATAACCAGCTTGCTGTAATTCTTCCGGTGAGTTAGGATTCCACTGAGTAATCATTGGATCAGCACCATTGGCTTCAGCAGTTCTTTGCCTAGCAATGTTGTCCAACGTAGCCAATAATTGGTCATCTGGTCCAAAGGTTTCTCTATAAACCATTCCAACATTAGCTGAAGCAACCGCGCCAACAGCAGCGATTCGCTTATCAGTCTTGGCGGTGTTGAGCGTATAACCACCACTGGCGCAGATCCCTAATGCCCCAATCTTTTTATCATCTACATATGATAATGAGTTCAAGTAATCAATCGCAAAACTAATGTCTTCTGAACGTTGACCAGGGTTTTCAACAAATCTTGGTTCCCCTTCACTTTGACCTTGGTATGAAGAATCAAATGCTAAAGTAATGAAGCCACGGTTTGCTAATTTGTCCGCATAAATTCCAGAAGTTTGGTTCATATTACTACTGGTTGGGTGAGTTACCACAATTGCGGCATACTGCTTACTCTCATCAAAACCTTCTGGGAGGTACAACGTCCCCGCTAAATCAAAGTTATAAGTTGGAAATGAAACCCGTTTTTTATCAGTCATATTATTTCTCCTTTGTTATTACACTTGTGTGTTTTACTACACACGTGTATAATAACGACAGATTAAATAACTA is from Lentilactobacillus curieae and encodes:
- a CDS encoding FAD-dependent oxidoreductase yields the protein MTKRVVIVGASHGGHQSILELLSRYDDVDITLFEAGDFISFMSCGMELYLEDNVTAVDDVRNFSEDSFPQDNVHILSGHEVTKINGDGQTVTVKDLKSNETSEVPYDKLILSSGVTPKSLPVVGTDLENVYLMRGKDWATKIKSKLTDPSVKNITVIGAGYIGIEAAEAATKAGKHVTLLDVIDRPLGTYLDSELTDVLTKELTEKCVEVKTGVKITEFSGDSGAVASVKTDKGDIPSDLVIQAAGVQPNTDWLKGTVSLDDRGWIKNDQYLRTNLPNVYALGDATLAYSVAAGKKVPIALATVARREARYVVKHLFETTPSEPFGGVVGSSALSVFDYHFAQSGLNSFTAERAGVEVATSFYEDTLRPAYVPESKGNPKVYAQLFFEPQTHRLVGGAVMSKYDVTAQGNVLALAIQHQMKLEDLAEADFFFQPGFDRQWSLLNLAAQHALGEEEFTRK
- a CDS encoding alpha/beta hydrolase, yielding MTDKKRVSFPTYNFDLAGTLYLPEGFDESKQYAAIVVTHPTSSNMNQTSGIYADKLANRGFITLAFDSSYQGQSEGEPRFVENPGQRSEDISFAIDYLNSLSYVDDKKIGALGICASGGYTLNTAKTDKRIAAVGAVASANVGMVYRETFGPDDQLLATLDNIARQRTAEANGADPMITQWNPNSPEELQQAGYTDVDYIEAVDYYRTPRGEDKYSPNKLRFTSLAGVLGFDAVHLAAKLLT